One Dialister invisus DSM 15470 genomic region harbors:
- the smc gene encoding chromosome segregation protein SMC: MKLLRLILQGFKSFADKTTIEFADGMTVIVGPNGCGKSNISDAVRWVLGEQNVHNLRGQKTEDIIFSGAEGRNPKNAAEVTMVLDNSAHEFSFDTAEVSITRRVLRNGESDFYINKRSCRLKDIQELLADTGLGKGSMAIIGQNRVDQVLTSRPEDRRLIFEEVAGISLFRMRKNEGLRKLEKTAENMERVRDLVALLDEQLGPMKEAAEKSKIYKALSKDRRAVEATMSLLRLTSVGRMIARYENEYNSLADQDVKWQTELARYAEAKAKLEKEELEQQENLRKAGADSAEKQRLMETLRGDYRVKEEALRHAEEESVRLKEDEEDQTEAENELKEEMREMLEELAEAESLLLEKQTLLKAEEEKRRIAESELLTAETAYQDALAVNRRRLAEKESLEREIEQGNREKVRLTEEKEKFKAAGLELSEKRKMTEIQVENLTAEEASVREKMTVLEENGKNDGIRLKEAQDKQFRQMNRINDFHARLMKIISRREYLERADREYASFSHTTKTILESRFLFGQHILGAVGELIRVPPKYTAAAEVALGSSVSYIVTDTSRSAGDVITWLKKNNLGRTTFYPLESMRPRGNDGNERKACSEKGIHGIASELFFCDEEYGGLIDSILGKTLIAENLDVARTVSAKYNYRLRLVTLDGQLVNPGGSLTGGSMRKQENTFFGRKKEINDLLEEEKETEKLLADLKKEKSIHDDFCAELSEKVTKEREDYQSLKIGLAEISGKKDGLSRILSTEKNTEEKNQADLRTAEEGVAAIMKNLALLEERLAGFGDIPVMEADEKSASLKKAVADLDARLMEIRIDVTKAEEAVNFGKRGKQERENAALEQRKDREKLSRDILENREQKERLASELRDIEEKFNLAEKEWNEVKGRLENMQNISDTFSAERKQQDDAWRNAQEKSSAVRKDMADRQARIDSFKAQEAEEKERLREQELTVEMAESMRIQGPMAEMKEKQADLEERISKLGAVNPNGEEEYELHLRRRAFYETQIEDLKKAKSGLETVIHDIDKTMSERFADAFKMINVEFARIMQIMFSGGKARLELTDEAHPLEGGVEMYLQLPGKKRQPLTLMSGGERALTVIALLISFMAYRPAPFCFVDEIDAALDDANVERYSRMIADYKRKTQFVIISHRKKTMEFADTLQGVTMAEKGVSSLVTVRVGDYIKEEQDGVS, from the coding sequence ATGAAATTACTCCGGTTGATTTTGCAGGGGTTCAAGTCCTTTGCCGATAAAACAACAATTGAATTTGCTGACGGTATGACGGTTATCGTGGGACCAAACGGCTGCGGGAAAAGTAATATTTCCGATGCTGTCCGCTGGGTTTTGGGTGAACAGAATGTCCACAATCTCCGCGGGCAGAAAACGGAAGATATCATTTTCTCCGGGGCAGAAGGAAGAAATCCGAAAAATGCAGCGGAAGTCACCATGGTATTGGATAACAGCGCCCATGAATTTTCTTTTGATACGGCGGAGGTGTCCATTACCCGCCGTGTTCTCCGGAATGGAGAAAGTGATTTTTATATCAATAAACGGAGCTGCCGCCTGAAGGATATACAGGAGCTTCTGGCGGATACTGGTCTTGGAAAAGGATCGATGGCCATCATCGGGCAAAACCGGGTAGATCAGGTTCTGACGTCCCGTCCGGAAGACAGGCGTCTCATTTTTGAAGAAGTGGCGGGGATCAGTTTATTCCGCATGAGAAAAAACGAGGGGCTTCGGAAACTGGAAAAAACGGCAGAGAATATGGAGCGTGTCCGTGACTTGGTGGCACTTCTTGATGAGCAGCTGGGACCGATGAAAGAGGCTGCGGAGAAATCTAAAATTTATAAGGCTCTCTCCAAAGACAGACGTGCAGTAGAAGCGACAATGTCACTTCTCCGGCTGACATCAGTGGGGCGGATGATCGCCCGGTATGAAAACGAGTATAATTCTCTTGCAGATCAGGATGTAAAGTGGCAGACGGAACTTGCCCGTTATGCGGAAGCGAAGGCAAAACTGGAAAAAGAGGAACTGGAACAGCAGGAAAATCTGCGTAAGGCCGGCGCCGACTCTGCAGAAAAGCAGCGATTGATGGAGACGCTCCGCGGAGATTACCGCGTCAAGGAAGAAGCACTTCGTCATGCGGAGGAGGAGTCAGTCCGTTTAAAAGAAGATGAAGAAGACCAGACCGAAGCGGAAAATGAATTGAAAGAAGAAATGCGGGAAATGCTGGAGGAACTGGCGGAGGCGGAGTCTCTCCTTCTGGAGAAACAAACATTGCTTAAAGCGGAAGAAGAAAAGCGTCGCATTGCAGAAAGCGAGCTTCTAACAGCGGAAACGGCTTATCAGGATGCACTGGCAGTCAACCGCCGAAGGCTGGCGGAAAAGGAAAGCCTGGAACGGGAAATAGAACAGGGAAACCGTGAGAAAGTTCGTCTTACAGAAGAGAAAGAAAAGTTTAAAGCGGCCGGATTGGAATTGTCAGAAAAGAGAAAGATGACGGAAATCCAGGTAGAGAATCTGACGGCTGAAGAAGCATCTGTGCGGGAAAAGATGACAGTGCTGGAAGAAAACGGCAAAAACGACGGCATTCGTTTAAAAGAAGCGCAGGATAAACAGTTCCGACAAATGAACCGAATCAATGATTTTCATGCCCGATTGATGAAAATTATTTCCCGTCGTGAATATCTGGAACGGGCGGATCGGGAGTATGCCAGTTTTTCTCATACGACAAAGACGATTCTGGAAAGCCGGTTTCTTTTTGGACAGCATATCCTTGGCGCCGTGGGTGAACTGATACGGGTTCCTCCGAAGTACACGGCGGCAGCTGAGGTGGCTCTTGGCAGTTCTGTTTCTTATATCGTGACAGATACGTCCCGTTCAGCCGGAGATGTCATTACCTGGCTCAAGAAAAATAATTTGGGACGGACGACATTCTATCCTTTAGAATCCATGCGTCCCCGCGGAAATGACGGAAATGAAAGAAAAGCGTGCAGTGAGAAAGGAATCCACGGTATAGCGTCAGAGCTGTTTTTCTGTGATGAGGAGTATGGCGGTTTAATAGATTCTATTTTGGGGAAGACGCTGATTGCCGAGAATCTGGATGTCGCCCGTACAGTTTCTGCAAAATATAATTATCGCCTGCGTTTAGTGACACTGGATGGACAGCTGGTTAATCCCGGCGGATCTCTTACAGGCGGTTCCATGCGGAAGCAAGAGAATACTTTTTTTGGAAGAAAGAAGGAGATTAATGATCTTCTAGAAGAAGAAAAAGAAACGGAAAAGCTGCTTGCCGATTTGAAAAAGGAAAAAAGTATTCATGATGATTTCTGTGCGGAACTATCCGAAAAAGTAACAAAAGAACGGGAAGATTATCAGTCTTTAAAAATCGGTTTGGCGGAAATATCAGGGAAGAAAGACGGTTTGTCCCGTATTCTTTCAACGGAGAAAAATACAGAAGAGAAAAATCAGGCTGATCTCCGGACGGCAGAAGAGGGGGTGGCTGCCATTATGAAAAATTTAGCATTATTGGAAGAGCGGCTGGCCGGGTTTGGTGATATCCCTGTGATGGAAGCTGATGAAAAAAGTGCCTCACTGAAAAAAGCTGTGGCAGATTTGGATGCCCGCCTCATGGAAATCCGCATTGATGTGACAAAAGCGGAAGAAGCGGTGAATTTTGGGAAGAGGGGGAAGCAAGAAAGAGAAAATGCTGCTTTGGAACAAAGGAAGGACAGAGAAAAACTTTCCCGTGACATATTGGAAAACAGGGAGCAGAAAGAAAGGCTTGCGTCGGAATTAAGAGATATTGAAGAGAAATTTAATTTGGCGGAAAAAGAATGGAATGAAGTAAAAGGACGTCTGGAGAATATGCAAAACATTTCTGATACTTTCTCTGCGGAGCGAAAACAGCAGGATGATGCCTGGAGGAACGCGCAGGAGAAATCTTCAGCTGTCCGTAAAGATATGGCGGACCGTCAGGCGCGTATCGACAGTTTCAAGGCGCAGGAAGCAGAAGAGAAAGAAAGACTGCGTGAACAGGAACTGACTGTAGAGATGGCAGAAAGCATGCGTATTCAGGGACCTATGGCGGAAATGAAAGAAAAACAGGCGGATCTGGAAGAACGCATCAGCAAACTCGGCGCGGTAAATCCCAATGGGGAAGAAGAGTATGAACTCCACCTCCGCCGCCGCGCTTTCTATGAAACGCAGATTGAAGACCTGAAAAAAGCAAAGAGCGGATTGGAAACAGTGATTCACGATATTGATAAAACGATGTCTGAACGGTTTGCCGATGCCTTTAAAATGATCAATGTGGAATTTGCCCGCATTATGCAGATTATGTTTTCCGGCGGCAAAGCCCGTTTGGAGTTGACCGATGAAGCGCATCCGCTGGAGGGTGGCGTAGAAATGTATCTCCAGCTTCCGGGAAAGAAGCGCCAGCCTTTGACGCTCATGTCCGGTGGTGAACGGGCGCTTACCGTTATTGCGCTGCTTATTTCTTTTATGGCTTACCGTCCCGCACCGTTTTGTTTCGTTGATGAAATTGATGCGGCACTGGATGATGCCAACGTGGAAAGATACAGCCGTATGATCGCGGATTATAAAAGGAAGACACAGTTTGTCATTATTTCTCACAGAAAGAAAACGATGGAATTTGCTGATACCCTTCAAGGGGTGACTATGGCGGAGAAGGGGGTTTCCTCTCTTGTAACGGTCCGTGTGGGAGATTATATAAAGGAGGAACAAGATGGGGTTTCTTGA
- a CDS encoding histidine phosphatase family protein: MVRIILIRHGETTWNVEGRYQGQEDIPLSPKGIAQGKAAGLALKDISIDAAVSGPLSRAFDTCRFITEYHHVNIRIDERITEISHGRWEGVHADEIKKNYPKEFELWHNRPEQIQMPGGESLADVRKRVRAAFDDYAAIYQGKTLLVAAHDAVNKVILCDLMGLGMEHFWHFKQDNACINVIEEHEKSWRLVTLNATTHLGYLFSSIEQKGL; the protein is encoded by the coding sequence ATGGTACGAATTATTCTTATACGTCACGGGGAAACTACGTGGAACGTGGAAGGTCGTTATCAGGGACAGGAAGACATTCCTCTTTCCCCAAAAGGAATTGCTCAGGGAAAAGCCGCCGGTCTTGCCTTAAAAGATATATCCATTGATGCGGCCGTCTCCGGACCGCTCTCCCGTGCCTTTGATACCTGCCGTTTCATCACAGAATACCACCATGTAAACATCCGTATCGATGAGCGGATCACGGAAATTTCTCACGGCAGATGGGAAGGCGTCCATGCCGATGAAATCAAAAAAAACTATCCGAAAGAATTTGAACTTTGGCACAACCGGCCTGAACAGATACAAATGCCCGGCGGGGAATCTCTGGCAGATGTAAGAAAACGCGTCCGTGCCGCCTTTGACGATTATGCCGCTATATATCAGGGCAAAACGCTTCTCGTTGCCGCCCACGATGCGGTCAATAAAGTCATCCTCTGTGATCTCATGGGACTCGGCATGGAACATTTCTGGCATTTCAAACAGGACAATGCCTGTATCAACGTCATAGAAGAACATGAAAAAAGTTGGAGGCTTGTCACATTAAACGCCACGACCCATTTAGGATATCTCTTTTCAAGTATTGAGCAAAAAGGGTTATAA
- a CDS encoding CsbD family protein: MSIEEKIDQAKGAAKEGVGKLTGDKKIEKEGAAEKAAAKVKEVAEDVKDAIEGTIDGVKNIINKDKK, from the coding sequence ATGTCAATAGAAGAAAAAATCGACCAGGCTAAAGGTGCGGCAAAAGAAGGTGTAGGTAAATTAACCGGTGATAAAAAAATAGAAAAAGAAGGGGCTGCGGAAAAAGCAGCTGCAAAAGTCAAAGAAGTTGCTGAAGATGTTAAAGATGCTATAGAAGGAACAATTGACGGTGTCAAAAATATTATAAATAAAGATAAAAAATAA
- the ftsY gene encoding signal recognition particle-docking protein FtsY encodes MGFLDKVRNGLKKTKESLIKNIETVVIGYAKIDDDFLEDLEMVLLSGDLGVRTTDYLMRQIRRGVTEGMISSTNEVMPFMEKTVVNMLTEDGKEDISHHPEVYLVVGVNGVGKTTTIGKLSAQFRKEGKKVLLAAADTFRAAASEQLSIWAKRTGADIVKHAEGADPAAVAFDAVSAAKARGSDVVLIDTAGRLQTKVNLMEELAKISRVVKKVIPDAPHQTILVLDATTGQNAVSQAQNFGEIVPLTGVVLTKLDGTAKGGVVLSIHEELHVPIRWIGLGEREDDLQRFNALEFAKALFETEDHILSQSTKV; translated from the coding sequence ATGGGGTTTCTTGATAAGGTAAGAAATGGACTAAAAAAGACCAAAGAAAGTCTGATCAAAAATATCGAAACGGTTGTTATCGGTTATGCAAAAATTGATGATGACTTTTTGGAAGATCTGGAGATGGTTCTTCTCTCCGGTGATCTTGGCGTGCGCACCACCGATTATCTGATGCGGCAGATTCGGCGCGGTGTGACGGAAGGTATGATCAGCAGTACGAATGAAGTGATGCCGTTTATGGAAAAAACGGTGGTGAATATGCTGACGGAAGATGGAAAGGAAGATATTTCCCATCATCCGGAAGTATACCTTGTAGTGGGAGTCAATGGGGTGGGTAAGACGACGACCATCGGGAAACTTTCGGCCCAATTCCGTAAAGAAGGGAAGAAAGTTCTTTTGGCGGCGGCAGATACATTTAGAGCTGCTGCTTCCGAACAGCTCTCTATTTGGGCGAAACGGACAGGAGCAGATATTGTGAAGCATGCAGAGGGAGCAGATCCTGCGGCAGTGGCGTTTGATGCTGTATCAGCGGCTAAGGCGCGCGGTTCCGATGTGGTGCTGATTGATACGGCGGGACGGCTGCAAACGAAAGTAAACCTTATGGAAGAATTGGCTAAAATCAGCCGTGTCGTAAAAAAAGTAATTCCCGACGCGCCTCACCAGACTATTCTCGTATTAGATGCTACGACAGGGCAAAACGCGGTCAGCCAGGCGCAGAATTTTGGAGAGATCGTTCCGCTAACCGGCGTAGTGCTGACAAAATTAGACGGAACGGCAAAAGGCGGTGTTGTCCTTTCTATTCATGAAGAACTCCATGTGCCAATCCGTTGGATCGGTCTTGGTGAAAGAGAAGATGATCTCCAACGTTTCAATGCTCTTGAATTTGCAAAAGCGCTTTTTGAAACGGAAGACCATATACTGAGCCAATCCACAAAAGTTTAA
- a CDS encoding LysR family transcriptional regulator, whose product MNNTDWKILIYLREERSINKVAKRLFMTQPSLTYRLSQMEKEIGCPLFIRTNKGVHFTDAGARLFSFAEKELQQYQDMKNYVTHEPNSISGVLRIGASQSFSQSHGPALLKGFVDEYSDIEISLTTDTSDRLVKLVKKEDIHLAIVRGNQEWPESDILLEDAPLYLISAKPIDFSTLAQQPSIRYRSDPSLDELRTRWWRQNFTKSPHFSLTVSDCNTCVEIVNHGLGHSLIPADMLPKCKPNVDRQMIYNSQKQPIYRPSHLIFKEAMLQSTPVRIFVDYVKKYFKIKDN is encoded by the coding sequence ATGAATAATACGGACTGGAAAATCCTGATCTATCTCCGTGAGGAGCGAAGTATCAATAAAGTTGCCAAACGGCTGTTTATGACTCAGCCGTCATTAACATACCGCCTGAGTCAAATGGAAAAGGAAATCGGTTGTCCGCTTTTTATCCGCACCAATAAAGGTGTGCACTTCACCGATGCGGGAGCACGGCTCTTTTCCTTTGCGGAAAAAGAACTCCAGCAGTACCAGGACATGAAGAATTATGTCACCCACGAACCAAACTCTATTTCCGGTGTCCTCCGTATCGGGGCATCCCAATCTTTTTCCCAGTCCCACGGTCCTGCGCTTCTGAAAGGATTCGTTGATGAGTATAGTGATATTGAAATATCGCTGACTACAGACACAAGCGATCGTTTAGTAAAGCTGGTCAAAAAAGAAGACATCCATCTTGCTATCGTCCGCGGCAACCAGGAATGGCCCGAATCCGATATTCTTCTGGAAGATGCCCCGCTGTACCTGATTTCAGCCAAGCCTATTGATTTCAGTACATTGGCACAGCAGCCTTCCATACGCTACCGCAGCGATCCGTCTTTGGATGAACTGCGTACCCGCTGGTGGCGCCAGAACTTCACAAAGTCCCCCCACTTCTCACTGACTGTAAGCGACTGCAATACCTGCGTGGAAATCGTCAACCACGGTCTTGGCCACTCACTGATTCCGGCAGACATGCTTCCCAAGTGCAAACCGAATGTAGACCGACAGATGATTTACAACAGCCAGAAGCAGCCTATATATCGTCCGAGCCACCTCATATTCAAAGAAGCCATGCTCCAGTCTACACCCGTACGGATTTTTGTTGATTATGTAAAAAAATATTTTAAGATTAAAGATAACTGA
- a CDS encoding DEAD/DEAH box helicase has protein sequence MYDTFKELGLVPEIMKAIEDMGFEEPTPIQKVSIPAAMEGKDLIGQAQTGTGKTAAFGIPILEKIDTTEKGPQAIVLSPTRELAIQSAEEMNRLAQYLPIHALPIYGGQDIERQFRALRKKPNIIVATPGRLMDHMKRGTIDLSHVQILVLDEGDEMVDMGFIDDIRTILAGMPEERQTMFFSATMPAPIRELAESFLRDPVLVKIKAATVTIDLVEQEYIELPDMQKFDCLCRLLDMENPELAIVFVRTKRRADEVTEALKKRGYMAEGLHGDLSQQKRDAVVRQFKEGTIDILVATDVAARGLDISGVTHVYNFDMPQDSETYVHRVGRTGRAGQTGLAMTFVVSREIGQLHDIERAIRRKIRRKSVPTLSDVIEGNQRIAIENLQEASRGTGLEEYRENAEELLNHVDAVSLVAAAIKLLTKQPDVTPVKITEERPQFKKRRSSGGKRSFGGERRGRRLQGHSRDKNYESEKRDGRYNGHRSRPQESRKREKSNMHESSFKPYFKKN, from the coding sequence ATGTACGATACATTTAAGGAACTGGGCCTTGTTCCTGAAATCATGAAGGCTATTGAAGATATGGGATTTGAGGAGCCCACTCCTATCCAGAAGGTATCTATTCCCGCGGCGATGGAGGGGAAGGATCTGATTGGACAGGCACAGACCGGTACGGGCAAAACAGCGGCATTTGGTATTCCGATTCTGGAAAAGATTGACACGACAGAAAAAGGGCCGCAGGCTATCGTGCTTTCGCCAACGAGAGAATTGGCCATCCAGTCTGCGGAAGAGATGAATCGGCTTGCCCAGTACTTGCCGATTCATGCATTGCCTATTTATGGCGGACAGGATATCGAAAGACAATTTCGCGCGCTTCGCAAGAAGCCGAATATTATTGTGGCGACACCGGGTCGTCTTATGGACCATATGAAGAGAGGAACCATTGATCTGTCCCATGTCCAGATTCTTGTTCTTGATGAAGGCGATGAAATGGTGGATATGGGATTTATTGATGATATCCGCACTATTTTAGCGGGGATGCCTGAAGAAAGGCAGACGATGTTTTTCTCTGCTACCATGCCGGCACCGATCAGAGAACTGGCGGAATCTTTCCTTCGTGATCCTGTGCTTGTGAAGATTAAAGCGGCTACGGTTACAATTGACCTGGTGGAACAGGAATATATCGAATTGCCGGATATGCAGAAGTTCGATTGCCTTTGCCGGCTGCTGGATATGGAGAATCCTGAACTGGCCATTGTCTTTGTTCGGACGAAACGCCGTGCCGACGAGGTGACGGAGGCGTTGAAAAAGCGCGGGTATATGGCAGAAGGTCTTCATGGCGACTTGTCTCAGCAGAAACGCGATGCAGTCGTCCGCCAGTTTAAAGAAGGCACAATTGATATTCTTGTGGCTACTGACGTGGCAGCACGAGGATTGGATATCAGCGGGGTAACCCATGTATATAATTTTGATATGCCCCAGGATTCTGAAACGTATGTGCACCGTGTAGGCCGTACGGGACGGGCGGGACAGACCGGTTTGGCCATGACTTTTGTTGTTTCCAGAGAAATCGGGCAGCTTCATGATATTGAGCGCGCTATCCGACGCAAAATCAGAAGAAAGAGTGTTCCTACGCTGTCTGACGTCATTGAAGGAAATCAGCGGATTGCTATTGAGAATCTGCAGGAAGCGTCCCGGGGGACCGGACTGGAAGAATATCGTGAAAATGCGGAAGAACTTCTGAACCATGTGGATGCGGTATCTTTAGTTGCGGCGGCAATTAAACTGCTCACAAAACAGCCTGATGTGACGCCTGTAAAGATTACGGAAGAACGTCCGCAGTTTAAGAAGCGCAGAAGCTCCGGCGGCAAACGCTCTTTTGGCGGGGAAAGACGCGGCAGACGATTGCAAGGGCATTCCCGTGATAAAAATTATGAAAGTGAAAAACGGGACGGCAGGTATAACGGACATCGTTCCCGTCCGCAGGAAAGTAGAAAAAGGGAAAAGAGCAATATGCATGAGTCCAGTTTTAAACCATACTTTAAGAAAAATTGA
- the serA gene encoding phosphoglycerate dehydrogenase, protein MFKIFITADVAKEAKEFLEKEFVVDIRPNMDEDELCKVIGEYDAVITRSQTKITKNVIHAATNLKVIGRAGVGIDGIDIPEATAKGITVVNTPESNTIAACEHTLALMLSITRYIPQAHQSIMEGRWDRKSFTGIQLLNKTVGIIGVGRVGSNVAKRLQAFNMKTIGYDPYIPLERGQQLGVDLVDLDTLLRESDYITLHTPLTEETKGMIGAKEIEKMKDGVRIVNASRGAVIDIDALAEALKTGKVAGAGIDVWTNEPLKPENNPFLGMKNVTLTPHLGASTVEAQTGVATDVARGVADALHGEPVATAVNASPITRATLAVIQPYFNLCERMGNIGIDLADGRISRVSVEYTGELTETETTPLTTAVLKGLLTPILQQTVNFVNARNIAEERHMEIREVKAKKGHYFTNTVTLTIDTDKGTHRITGSLFDRKEAKIVSLDHFRVDFEPKGCIILAPHENKPGMIGQMSGILGKAGVNINGMQVGASKDKNTNIMAVAIDKDIPSAILPVLANIDGIHGITVIHCESH, encoded by the coding sequence ATGTTCAAAATTTTTATCACTGCCGATGTTGCTAAGGAAGCAAAGGAATTTCTGGAAAAAGAATTTGTTGTGGATATCCGCCCAAACATGGATGAAGATGAATTGTGCAAAGTGATCGGCGAATATGACGCTGTCATTACAAGAAGCCAGACAAAAATCACAAAAAATGTCATTCATGCCGCTACTAATCTGAAAGTCATCGGCCGCGCCGGTGTGGGCATTGACGGCATTGATATTCCTGAAGCTACGGCGAAAGGAATTACTGTGGTAAACACGCCGGAATCAAACACAATCGCCGCCTGTGAGCATACCCTTGCCCTTATGCTTTCCATAACCCGCTATATCCCTCAAGCACACCAGTCCATTATGGAAGGCCGCTGGGACCGCAAAAGCTTTACCGGCATCCAGCTTTTGAATAAAACAGTCGGTATTATCGGTGTGGGCCGTGTAGGCTCCAATGTAGCAAAACGTCTGCAGGCGTTCAACATGAAGACCATTGGCTATGATCCTTACATTCCGCTGGAACGAGGCCAGCAGCTGGGAGTAGACCTGGTAGATCTTGATACGCTTCTCCGCGAATCCGATTATATTACGCTCCATACACCGCTCACCGAGGAGACCAAAGGCATGATCGGCGCGAAAGAAATAGAAAAGATGAAGGACGGGGTACGCATTGTGAATGCCTCCCGCGGCGCTGTCATTGATATTGATGCCTTAGCAGAGGCACTAAAAACCGGAAAAGTTGCCGGTGCCGGCATCGATGTGTGGACAAATGAACCGCTCAAACCGGAAAACAATCCTTTCCTAGGGATGAAAAACGTAACGCTCACCCCCCATCTGGGTGCCTCCACAGTTGAAGCACAAACAGGCGTCGCCACTGATGTAGCCCGCGGCGTTGCTGACGCCCTCCATGGAGAACCGGTAGCGACTGCTGTCAATGCATCACCTATCACAAGAGCTACACTCGCCGTTATCCAACCTTATTTTAATTTGTGCGAACGCATGGGAAATATTGGTATTGATTTGGCTGACGGACGTATTTCCCGTGTCAGTGTAGAATATACAGGTGAATTGACTGAAACAGAAACCACCCCGCTCACCACGGCTGTCCTGAAAGGACTTTTAACCCCCATTCTTCAGCAAACGGTTAATTTTGTAAATGCAAGAAATATCGCGGAAGAACGGCATATGGAGATACGGGAAGTCAAGGCAAAAAAAGGACATTACTTCACCAATACGGTCACGCTCACTATTGATACCGATAAAGGTACACATCGTATTACAGGCTCCCTTTTCGACAGGAAAGAAGCGAAAATCGTTTCTCTTGACCACTTCCGTGTAGACTTTGAACCGAAAGGCTGCATCATCCTTGCTCCTCATGAAAATAAACCGGGCATGATCGGCCAGATGTCAGGTATTCTCGGCAAGGCAGGCGTAAACATCAATGGCATGCAGGTAGGTGCATCCAAAGACAAAAACACCAATATTATGGCCGTTGCCATTGATAAGGATATTCCCAGCGCTATCCTCCCCGTTCTTGCAAACATTGACGGAATCCACGGAATTACAGTCATTCACTGCGAAAGTCATTAA
- a CDS encoding GlsB/YeaQ/YmgE family stress response membrane protein: MIWSIIVGGFIGFIAGAITKKGGAMGIIANIIAGLLGSSVGQALFGTWGPTLAGMALVPSILGAVIVIAVVSFFFGKKE; this comes from the coding sequence ATGATTTGGTCAATTATTGTCGGGGGATTTATAGGCTTTATTGCGGGAGCGATTACTAAAAAAGGTGGAGCAATGGGTATAATTGCTAATATCATTGCAGGTTTATTGGGTTCATCGGTAGGTCAAGCACTGTTTGGTACATGGGGGCCAACTCTAGCGGGAATGGCATTAGTTCCTTCTATCTTAGGTGCAGTAATTGTTATTGCTGTTGTTTCATTTTTCTTTGGGAAAAAAGAATAA
- the serC gene encoding 3-phosphoserine/phosphohydroxythreonine transaminase — protein MNRVYNFNAGPSPLPLEVLEEIRDEMTNFKGTGMGIIEMSHRSKEFQSVIEETKSLLFDLMKLTPDHEIVFIQGGGTMQFLMESYNFLHTRAAYADTGVWAHKARDSAAFFGEAYDANSAKDRNYSYIPEDCLIKPETDYLHITTNNTIYGTEYWKFPEVDIPIICDMSSDILSRRIDFNRFDMIWAGIQKNLGAAGMALVILKKDFAKTARTDIPPFLQYKTFIEKDSAYNTPPVFCIYTLNKMLHWIIKQGGLDIIEKRNKEKAKLIYDIIDKSNGFYKGHAVKKDRSRMNITFNLSSADEEKDFIEKAKENRFIGVNGHRLVGGCRISLYNAVTIDACKAVAQFMEAYRKDHQ, from the coding sequence ATGAATCGAGTCTATAATTTCAATGCCGGCCCTTCTCCGTTGCCACTGGAAGTGCTTGAAGAAATCCGGGATGAGATGACAAATTTCAAAGGCACTGGGATGGGAATTATTGAGATGAGCCACCGCTCCAAAGAATTTCAATCCGTCATAGAAGAAACGAAGTCATTGCTTTTCGATCTCATGAAGCTTACACCGGATCATGAAATCGTATTCATTCAAGGCGGCGGCACCATGCAGTTCCTTATGGAAAGTTATAATTTTCTCCATACCCGCGCCGCTTACGCAGATACTGGTGTGTGGGCGCACAAAGCCCGTGATTCTGCTGCGTTCTTCGGAGAAGCGTATGATGCAAATTCCGCTAAAGACCGAAACTATTCCTATATTCCGGAGGACTGCCTGATCAAACCGGAAACGGATTATCTCCACATTACAACAAACAATACGATTTATGGCACGGAATATTGGAAATTTCCAGAAGTAGATATCCCTATCATTTGTGACATGTCCTCTGATATCCTTTCCCGCCGCATAGATTTCAACCGCTTCGACATGATTTGGGCAGGCATACAGAAAAACCTGGGTGCCGCCGGTATGGCTCTTGTCATTCTTAAAAAGGATTTTGCAAAAACGGCGCGTACAGATATTCCTCCTTTTCTTCAATATAAAACATTTATTGAAAAAGATTCTGCCTATAATACACCGCCGGTATTCTGCATTTACACATTGAACAAGATGCTCCACTGGATAATAAAACAAGGCGGACTGGATATCATTGAAAAAAGAAACAAGGAAAAAGCAAAATTGATTTACGACATCATCGACAAAAGCAACGGATTTTATAAAGGGCATGCCGTAAAAAAAGACAGAAGCCGTATGAACATTACGTTCAACCTTTCTTCTGCCGATGAGGAAAAAGATTTCATTGAGAAAGCAAAAGAAAACCGCTTTATCGGCGTCAATGGCCACCGACTCGTAGGCGGCTGCCGTATTTCTCTTTATAATGCAGTTACCATAGACGCCTGTAAAGCAGTCGCCCAATTCATGGAAGCATACCGGAAAGATCATCAATAA